From a single Arachis hypogaea cultivar Tifrunner chromosome 3, arahy.Tifrunner.gnm2.J5K5, whole genome shotgun sequence genomic region:
- the LOC140173111 gene encoding uncharacterized protein, with amino-acid sequence MANRMTEKERSNVEFKALLMERIALVFIAIVTASIWWPCAAHNVATCPSTDDPHTWSFISLVLFTYTIMPAFYVFRWFYTAVATTEMSPWVGRILFILERLLVVVMPAAVPRESIFVNPTFLMYFLSLLVTGAYFLCWLDRFLFFVDSNNYCSDETGINSAKREEEEKDHDNGKDQEEEKEEEEEEKEEEVHTINDIFKEVKWVEEEEEEEQPEKEEKVHSSDDEFKEVGWEEEDEEEEEEEEVKEEKVQSSDDEFKEVGWEEEEEDDDESTISEWLSNKTNKECSKCEAMLGEWHLAFEKMEKLATMFMEDAMMEAKKRQQQLEEFYKKEISELDQKIQALNQEREELLDTIEELTKSEEEARDLYEKEKQEREQEKLSLARKEAENFRQQLLVEHYRAHNSFAWNGHC; translated from the exons ATGGCAAACAGAATGACAGAAAAAGAAAGGTCAAATGTTGAGTTCAAGGCTTTGTTGATGGAGCGCATTGCGTTGGTTTTCATCGCCATCGTCACTGCTTCAATATGGTGGCCATGTGCAGCACACAACGTGGCCACTTGCCCTAGCACTGATGATCCTCACACGTGGTCGTTTATTTCTCTGGTGCTGTTTACCTACACCATCATGCCCGCGTTCTACGTGTTCCGGTGGTTCTACACCGCCGTGGCCACCACCGAGATGTCACCGTGGGTAGGGAGAATCCTCTTCATTCTGGAGAGGTTGCTGGTGGTGGTTATGCCTGCTGCGGTTCCCCGGGAATCCATCTTTGTTAATCCAACTTTCTTAATGTATTTCTTGTCTCTTCTCGTTACTGGCGCATATTTCCTCTGCTGGCTCGATCGATTTTTATTCTTT GTTGACAGTAATAACTATTGTTCGGATGAAACCGGTATAAATTCCgccaaaagagaagaagaagaaaaggatcaTGATAATGGGAAAGACCAagaagaggagaaggaagaggaagaggaagaaaaagaagaggaggttCACACAATTAATGATATATTCAAAGAAGTAAAGTGggtggaagaggaagaggaagaggaacaacctgaaaaagaagagaaggttCACTCAAGTGATGATGAATTCAAAGAAGTAGGGTGGGAGGAAGAGgacgaggaagaggaagaggaagaggaagtaaaAGAAGAGAAGGTTCAGTCAAGTGATGATGAATTCAAAGAAGTAGGgtgggaggaagaggaggaagatgatGACGAGTCTACGATCTCTGAGTGGCTAAGTAACAAGACGAATAAAGAATGCTCCAAGTGTGAGGCAATGTTGGGTGAATGGCATTTAGCATTTGAGAAGATGGAAAAATTGGCCACAATGTTTATGGAAGATGCCATGATGGAAGCAAAGAAAAGACAACAACAATtggaagaattttataaaaaagagATATCAGAATTGGATCAAAAAATCCAAGCTTTGAACCAAGAAAGAGAGGAATTGCTCGATACAATAGAAGAACTAACAAAGTCAGAGGAAGAAGCCAGAGATTTGTACGAAAAGGAGAAACAAGAGCGGGAGCAAGAAAAGCTTTCATTAGCAAGAAAAGAAGCCGAAAATTTTAGACAACAATTGTTGGTTGAACATTATCGGGCACACAATAGTTTTGCATGGAACGGTCAttgttag
- the LOC112735559 gene encoding uncharacterized protein, with product MQPLSGELVGFSVERVPIQGYIWLETTLGDTPLSRAIDIQYLIVECPSPYNIILGRPALNMFRAVVSTLYLCVKFQAQDGKIATLHSDCQQARQCYNASLKRSDTRQKYQQEVKAIHNMNEVLSLAELDPREDTQERPQPADELQKVLLTSKPGQFTYIGRALQGQEQLELIKVLQDNTDLFSWTSADMSGIDPNVICHKLAIDRMIRPIAQKKRNLGAEKAKAALEEAKKLCRLHQRDPLHHVALKRGNGFKSLSFMDAYSGYNQILMHPEDQSKTAFITEHGNFCYRVMPFGLKNARATYQ from the exons ATGCAACCCTTATCCGGAGAACTGGTAGGATTCTCAGTAGAAAGGGTCCCAATTCAAGGTTATATATGGTTAGAAACGACACTGGGGGACACCCCATTATCAAGGGCCATTGATATACAATATCTTATAGTCGAATGCCCCAGTCCTTACAATATTATTCTTGGAAGACCTGCTCTGAACATGTTCAGAGCAGTAGTGTCGACCTTATATTTATGTGTTAAGTTTCAGGCACAGGACGGCAAGATAGCAACACTCCACTCAGATTGCCAACAAGCACGGCAATGCTACAATGCAAGCCTAAAAAGATCTGACACGAGACAAAAGTATCAACAAGAGGTCAAGGCAATCCACAACATGAATGAAGTACTGTCTCTAGCAGAACTTGACCCTCGGGAGGACACCCAAGAAAGACCCCAGCCAGCGGATGAGCTCCAGAAAGTTCTCCTGACATCAAAACCAGGACAATTCACCTACATCGGCCGAGCACTCCAAGGACAAGAACAATTGGAGCTCATAAAGGTACTACAAGACAATACCGATCTGTTTTCCTGGACCTCGGCAGATATGTCAGGAATAGACCCAAATGTCATTTGCCACAAGCTCGCCATCGACAGAATGATCCGACCTATAGCTCAAAAGAAAAGGAACCTCGGGGCGGAAAAGGCAAAGGCAGCTCTAGAGGAAGCCAAGAAGCTGTGCCGACTTCATCAAAGAGATCCGCTTCACCACGTGGCTCTCAaacgtggtaatg GTTTCAAAAGCttaagcttcatggatgcatattctggttaCAACCAGATCCTTATGCATCCAGAAGACCAGAGCAAGACAGCTTTTATAACTGAACATGGGAATTTTTGTTATAGAGTgatgccatttggtctaaagAATGCAAGGGCAACATATCAGTGA
- the LOC112735560 gene encoding uncharacterized protein has protein sequence MPKNFVLPTSLEPYKGIGDSRAHVKKFQSMIFFNGANNEPILCRAFPTYLDGAALLWFSKLSAASISSFEELARSFIDYFAGSRIYVHGLDYLGTIRQGHHESLKEYMTRFAEVTMKIPDLDPAVHLHALKAGLRPGKFRETIAVTKPKTLKEFRERVAEQMEIEELHEAERTERKQPRKEEDKTIRSLNNKEPRKQFKLTPKFDNYTRFKTKRKKIIKEILNVKIIKPPARAGSYQDQRFVDRSKHCTFHQKYGHMTDECVIAKDLLERLARQSLLDKYVKGRRNKENTRDREERQRTSENKDDNKWSNPNPPKGIINYISGGFTGRGETNAARK, from the coding sequence ATGCCCAAAAACTTTGTGCTACCCACTTCTCTTGAGCCATATAAGGGGATTGGTGACTCCCGGGCTCATGTTAAAAAATTCCagtctatgatattttttaacggCGCTAACAATGAACCTATACTCTGTCGAGCTTTTCCTACTTATCTTGATGGTGCTGCACTACTTTGGTTTTCTAAACTATCTGCAGCTTCGATCTCTTCGTTTGAAGAGTTGGCGAGATCTTTCATTGACTACTTTGCAGGTTCAAGGATATACGTACACGGGTTAGATTACCTCGGTACCATCCGACAAGGACACCACGAAAGCTTAAAGGAATACATGACTCGATTTGCTGAAGTAACCATGAAAATACCAGATCTAGACCCAGCAGTCCACCTGCACGCCCTCAAGGCCGGCCTTCGACCCGGCAAGTTCCGGGAGACAATCGCAGTGACTAAACCGAAGACGCTGAAGGAATTCCGAGAAAGAGTAGCTGAACAAATGGAGATCGAAGAACTCCATGAGGCTGAGAGAACAGAAAGAAAACAACCTAGGAAAGAAGAAGACAAGACTATAAGATCTCTAAACAATAAAGAACCAAGGAAGCAGTTCAAGCTCACCCCAAAATTCGACAACTATAccagattcaaaacaaagagaaaaaaaataatcaaagagATTCTCAATGTCAAAATCATAAAACCTCCAGCCCGAGCAGGAAGTTACCAGGATCAACGATTTGTAGACAGAAGCAAACACTGTACTTTTCATCAGAAGTACGGGCACATGACAGACGAATGTGTAATCGCCAAAGACTTATTAGAAAGGTTAGCTCGGCAAAGCCTCTTGGACAAATATGTCAAAGGAAGAAGAAACAAGGAAAACACTCGAGACCGAGAAGAGCGCCAACGAACCTCGGAGAACAAGGACGACAATAAATGGTCCAATCCTAATCCACCAAAGGGAATCATAAACTACATATCCGGAGGATTCACCGGGAGAGGCGAGACAAACGCGGCACGCAAATGA
- the LOC112734079 gene encoding uncharacterized protein, which yields MAKRMTEKERSEVEFKALLMERIALVFIAAITASIWWPCAAHTVATCPSTDDLHTWSFISLVLFTYTIMPAFYVFRWFYTAEMSPWVGRILFILERLLVVVMPAAVPRGSIFVNPTFLMYFLSLLVTGAYFLCCLDRFLFFVDSNSFCSDETGINSAKREVEEKDHDNGKDHEEEKEEEEVHPSDDEFKEEEEEEEEEVHTSDNEFKEVVWVEEVHPSNDEFKEEEKEVHTNDNEFKVVVWVEEVHTSDNEFKEVVWVEEVHLSNDEFKEEEKEEEVHTSDNEFKEVVWVEEVHLSNDEFKEEEKEEEVHTSDNEFKVVVWVEEVHPSNEEEDDESTISEWLSKKTNKECSKCEAMLGEWHLAFEKMEKLATMFMEDAMMEAKKRQQQLEEFYKKEISELDQEIQALNQEREELLDTIEELTKSEEEARDLYEKEKKEREQEKLSSAIKEAENFRQQLLVEHYRGFAWNGHC from the exons ATGGCAAAGAGAATGACAGAAAAAGAAAGGTCAGAAGTTGAGTTCAAGGCTTTGTTGATGGAGCGCATTGCGCTGGTTTTCATCGCCGCCATCACTGCTTCAATATGGTGGCCATGTGCAGCACACACCGTGGCCACTTGCCCTAGTACTGATGATCTTCACACGTGGTCATTTATTTCTCTGGTGCTGTTTACCTACACCATCATGCCCGCATTCTACGTTTTCCGGTGGTTCTATACCGCCGAGATGTCACCGTGGGTAGGGAGAATCCTCTTCATTCTGGAGAGGTTGCTGGTGGTAGTTATGCCTGCTGCGGTTCCCCGGGGATCCATCTTTGTTAATCCAACTTTCTTAATGTATTTCTTGTCTCTTCTCGTTACTGGCGCATACTTCCTCTGCTGCCTTGATCGATTTTTATTCTTT GTTGACAGTAATAGCTTCTGTTCTGATGAAACCGGTATAAATTCCGCCAaaagagaagtagaagaaaaGGATCATGATAATGGGAAAGACCACGAGGaggaaaaggaagaggaagaggttCACCCAAGTGATGATGAATtcaaagaggaagaggaagaggaagaggaagaggttcACACAAGTGATAATGAATTCAAAGAAGTAGTGTGGGTGGAAGAGGTTCACCCAAGTAATGATGAAttcaaagaggaagagaaagaggttCACACAAATGATAATGAATTCAAAGTAGTAGTGTGGGTGGAAGAGGTTCACACAAGTGATAATGAATTCAAAGAAGTAGTGTGGGTGGAagaggttcacctaagtaatgaTGAAttcaaagaggaagagaaagaggaagaggttcACACAAGTGATAATGAATTCAAAGAAGTAGTGTGGGTGGAagaggttcacctaagtaatgaTGAAttcaaagaggaagagaaagaggaagaggttcACACAAGTGATAATGAATTCAAAGTAGTAGTGTGGGTGGAAGAGGTTCACCCAAGTAATGAGGAAGAGGATGATGAGTCTACGATTTCGGAGTGGCTAAGTAAGAAGACGAATAAAGAATGCTCCAAGTGTGAGGCAATGTTGGGTGAATGGCACTTAGCATTTGAGAAGATGGAAAAATTGGCCACAATGTTTATGGAAGATGCCATGATGGAAGCAAAGAAAAGGCAACAACAATtggaagaattttataaaaaagagATATCAGAATTGGATCAAGAAATCCAAGCTTTAAACCAAGAAAGAGAGGAATTGCTCGATACAATAGAAGAACTAACAAAGTCAGAGGAAGAAGCCAGAGATTTGTacgaaaaggagaaaaaagagcgGGAGCAAGAAAAGCTTTCATCAGCAATAAAAGAAGCCGAAAATTTTAGACAACAATTGTTGGTTGAACATTATCGGGGTTTTGCATGGAACGGTCATTGCTAG